The following coding sequences are from one candidate division KSB1 bacterium window:
- a CDS encoding DUF3108 domain-containing protein: MRHFALAILGFLLLWHPQVDTTTRIQVKRVQPAQDTLATRPDTLRTPKADSLALSDQVSPAAERPLRVVANTAWNVGEELTFSLRYGPVLAGSATFAVRDTVRLNGSLCYHIRAEAQTNRVFSSIYRVRDVAESFVDVRGIFPWRFDKHLREGKYRADRITMYDQHRNLAVTGKDTLKVPPFVQDVISMVYFLRTQPLAIGDTLSVPNHADRKVYDLKVAIHRRERVRVAAGVFDCLVVEPFLLDGSGVFKHEGRILVWMSEDSRRIPVQLKSKVVVGTVTAELEQIRGAKKT; this comes from the coding sequence ATGCGACACTTCGCCCTTGCGATACTTGGTTTCCTCCTCCTCTGGCATCCCCAGGTGGATACCACCACGCGCATCCAGGTCAAACGCGTGCAGCCGGCGCAGGATACCCTTGCGACCCGCCCGGATACCTTGCGAACGCCCAAAGCCGACTCGCTCGCCCTAAGCGACCAAGTCTCGCCAGCGGCAGAGAGGCCTCTGCGGGTGGTGGCAAACACCGCCTGGAACGTCGGCGAGGAATTGACTTTTTCCCTACGGTACGGGCCGGTGTTGGCCGGCTCGGCAACCTTTGCTGTGCGCGACACAGTGCGCCTCAACGGAAGCCTCTGCTACCACATCCGCGCCGAGGCACAGACAAATAGGGTCTTCTCTTCGATCTACAGAGTCCGGGACGTGGCCGAGTCGTTCGTGGACGTCCGGGGGATATTCCCGTGGCGTTTTGACAAACACCTGCGGGAAGGAAAGTACCGCGCCGACCGCATCACCATGTACGACCAGCACCGCAACCTGGCAGTCACTGGCAAAGACACCCTCAAGGTCCCACCGTTCGTGCAGGACGTGATATCCATGGTCTACTTCCTGCGCACCCAGCCACTTGCCATAGGCGATACACTCTCGGTTCCTAACCACGCTGACCGCAAGGTTTACGACCTGAAAGTCGCCATCCACAGGCGGGAACGCGTGCGCGTGGCGGCCGGTGTGTTCGATTGCTTGGTGGTAGAGCCCTTCCTACTCGATGGCAGCGGGGTTTTCAAACACGAGGGCCGCATCCTCGTCTGGATGTCCGAGGACAGCAGGCGCATCCCGGTGCAACTGAAGAGCAAGGTGGTGGTTGGCACCGTCACTGCCGAGTTGGAACAGATACGGGGGGCAAAGAAGACATGA
- the waaF gene encoding lipopolysaccharide heptosyltransferase II yields the protein MGDAFSTPLSCKSALIVHTAFPGDIVLSTPLVRAAKKSMPGCRLAFLATPIAANLLENNPYLDQLLVYDKRGKQAGIAALFRLARTIKQQHFELALLPHRSVRTALLAYAAGIRVRVGFARAPGAFLYTNRVAYQRTRHEVERNLALLQAVGGAADGLQPEIFPDARDRAKVDEVLRGTHGKRLLLGLAPGSIWPTKRWTTEGFAQVGRLAARELGATVVVVGGDEDRELASRVCAAIGAQAINVAGRLTLRQSAELIRRCRVLVCNDSAPLHIGVAVGTPVVAVFGPTVTGFGFGPLGKRHVVIERELPCRPCAIHGGRKCPIGTHQCMTGITAEEVHRAVQRCWEEAREASESFPSEKVNPWGNAPPE from the coding sequence ATGGGCGACGCTTTCTCTACCCCGCTTTCTTGCAAGTCGGCGCTCATCGTGCACACTGCTTTTCCAGGCGACATTGTGCTGAGTACCCCCTTGGTGCGAGCAGCGAAGAAGAGCATGCCCGGCTGCCGGCTGGCGTTTCTTGCCACGCCCATAGCCGCCAACCTGCTGGAGAATAATCCCTATTTGGACCAGTTGCTGGTGTACGACAAGAGGGGAAAACAGGCGGGCATCGCAGCGCTGTTCCGCCTGGCGCGCACCATCAAGCAGCAGCACTTTGAACTTGCCTTGCTGCCGCACCGCTCGGTGCGCACTGCTCTTCTGGCGTATGCCGCAGGCATCCGAGTCCGCGTGGGGTTTGCCAGGGCCCCTGGCGCGTTTCTCTACACGAATCGTGTCGCCTACCAGCGCACCCGGCACGAGGTAGAGCGCAACCTTGCCCTCCTGCAGGCTGTCGGCGGCGCTGCAGACGGGCTGCAGCCTGAGATCTTTCCGGATGCCCGCGACCGCGCAAAAGTCGATGAGGTGCTGCGCGGTACCCATGGCAAGCGCCTTCTTCTTGGCTTGGCCCCTGGCTCCATCTGGCCCACCAAGCGCTGGACTACTGAGGGCTTTGCGCAAGTCGGAAGGCTGGCTGCCAGGGAACTCGGGGCCACCGTCGTGGTCGTCGGCGGGGATGAGGACCGGGAGTTGGCTTCCCGGGTGTGCGCGGCCATCGGTGCGCAGGCCATTAACGTCGCCGGCCGGCTCACGCTCCGCCAGTCCGCCGAGCTCATCAGGCGTTGCCGGGTCCTGGTGTGCAACGATAGCGCCCCGCTCCACATAGGAGTGGCCGTTGGCACGCCTGTGGTGGCGGTGTTCGGGCCCACGGTGACCGGTTTCGGTTTTGGCCCGCTCGGCAAGCGACATGTCGTGATCGAGCGGGAGCTTCCCTGCCGGCCCTGCGCCATCCACGGCGGCCGCAAGTGCCCCATTGGCACCCACCAGTGCATGACCGGCATCACCGCCGAAGAGGTCCACCGCGCCGTTCAGAGATGCTGGGAAGAGGCAAGAGAAGCCAGCGAGAGCTTTCCGTCAGAAAAGGTGAATCCATGGGGAAATGCCCCGCCAGAGTAG
- a CDS encoding glycosyltransferase family 9 protein yields MRRTAQKRFLVVRTDRVGDLILSLPVLSALKEAYPGCVVGLLVSTQTAPLVEGHPDVDILLTDDSRTEHRGIRGWARLVRQLRRGQFDTAILLHPTPRLALALAAARIPQRVGTAYRAYSFLFTHRVPVHRKGVARHELDLNFDLLSPIAPRPARVVFTIPVTDEARAHVQHLLAPLRSRRAGKLVVIHPGSGGSARDWPLEHFARLADELSRQLNATVVVTGSAQESQLVDRLWQLCQQKPFRLDGRTSLKELAALLCEADLVISNSTGPLHLAVAVGTEVIGFYCRIRACAPERWGPYSRPDSVLTPEVQPCERCTGARCPDWDCMSTISVERALALAACKLSEPHAP; encoded by the coding sequence GTGAGGAGGACCGCACAGAAGAGGTTCCTGGTGGTGCGGACCGACCGGGTGGGTGACCTGATCCTCTCGCTGCCTGTTCTCTCTGCCCTCAAGGAGGCCTATCCGGGGTGCGTCGTCGGGCTGCTGGTTTCCACGCAGACTGCTCCCCTGGTCGAAGGCCACCCCGACGTCGACATCCTCTTGACCGACGATTCCCGCACCGAGCACCGTGGCATACGTGGCTGGGCACGACTGGTGCGCCAATTGCGCAGGGGCCAGTTCGACACTGCCATCCTGCTCCATCCCACCCCGCGCCTGGCTCTGGCCCTGGCGGCAGCCCGCATTCCGCAGCGGGTGGGCACTGCCTATCGCGCCTATTCGTTCCTGTTCACGCATCGTGTGCCGGTGCACCGCAAAGGGGTTGCCCGCCACGAGCTGGACTTGAACTTCGACCTGCTCTCCCCAATCGCCCCGCGGCCCGCGCGAGTGGTGTTCACAATTCCGGTCACTGACGAGGCCAGGGCTCATGTGCAACACCTCCTTGCGCCGCTACGGTCCCGGCGGGCAGGCAAGTTGGTGGTGATTCACCCAGGCAGCGGTGGTTCCGCGCGCGATTGGCCTCTGGAACACTTTGCCCGCTTGGCGGATGAGCTGAGCAGGCAACTCAACGCCACCGTCGTCGTCACCGGCAGCGCCCAGGAGTCGCAGCTTGTGGACAGGCTGTGGCAACTCTGTCAGCAGAAACCTTTCCGGTTGGACGGCCGTACAAGTCTCAAGGAGCTGGCAGCCCTATTGTGCGAAGCAGACCTGGTCATAAGCAATAGCACCGGTCCACTGCACCTGGCAGTGGCGGTAGGCACAGAGGTCATCGGCTTCTACTGCCGCATTCGGGCATGTGCTCCGGAGCGCTGGGGACCGTACAGTCGCCCCGACTCGGTGTTGACCCCGGAAGTGCAGCCCTGTGAACGCTGCACGGGTGCCCGCTGCCCTGACTGGGACTGCATGAGCACTATCAGCGTGGAACGCGCCCTTGCCTTAGCCGCATGCAAATTGAGTGAGCCTCACGCTCCGTAG
- a CDS encoding low molecular weight protein arginine phosphatase, protein MNKRLRVLFVCSGNSCRSPMAQGMLRAKLPASLSQRVAIKSAGTLGINGQPATALAIRAAREYGADLSNHLSQGLSEKLTDWADLILVMEKAHLEFIKENYPEAVGRTHLLRAYGRTLHEPSGDEEIPDPIGGSLATYRECAHLIATELDRILPLLSELVQAREPGAEGATQ, encoded by the coding sequence GTGAACAAGCGACTGCGCGTCCTGTTCGTCTGTTCTGGAAATAGCTGCAGGAGTCCCATGGCCCAGGGGATGTTGCGCGCCAAGCTTCCCGCCAGTCTTTCCCAGCGGGTGGCAATCAAGTCAGCCGGCACCCTGGGCATCAACGGCCAACCAGCCACGGCGTTAGCGATCCGCGCGGCCCGAGAGTACGGCGCGGACCTGAGCAACCATCTCTCGCAAGGCCTCAGTGAGAAGCTGACAGATTGGGCAGACCTTATCCTGGTAATGGAGAAGGCTCACCTCGAGTTCATCAAAGAGAACTACCCCGAGGCCGTCGGGCGGACGCACCTGCTGCGTGCTTATGGCCGCACGCTACACGAGCCCAGCGGTGACGAGGAAATTCCGGATCCCATTGGCGGCAGCCTGGCAACTTACCGTGAGTGCGCGCACCTCATCGCCACCGAACTCGACCGCATTCTTCCCCTGCTCTCCGAGCTGGTTCAGGCGCGGGAGCCCGGAGCAGAAGGAGCAACCCAGTGA
- a CDS encoding L-threonylcarbamoyladenylate synthase, whose translation MGKCPARVVPVDPEQPDMAIVCQAAELIAAGGVVAYPTDTVYGLAADPHNEQAVEKVFAIKGRAAGKALTLILAGTEQLHGLVAKMPRAAEILTEAFWPGPLTIVLPLAPGVDLPALRGSGTVAVRVPASSLCRSLARLCGRPITATSANLSGEPEPTQAAQVAAALGERLDLILDGGPSPLRVPSTLVDATAHPPVVLREGAIPAERIMAVLTEGRP comes from the coding sequence ATGGGGAAATGCCCCGCCAGAGTAGTGCCCGTCGACCCGGAACAGCCGGACATGGCAATTGTTTGCCAGGCCGCAGAGCTGATCGCCGCCGGCGGGGTGGTCGCCTATCCCACGGACACGGTGTACGGACTTGCCGCTGACCCGCACAACGAGCAGGCCGTGGAGAAAGTCTTTGCCATCAAGGGGAGGGCCGCCGGCAAGGCACTCACCCTGATCCTGGCGGGCACCGAACAGCTCCATGGCCTGGTCGCCAAGATGCCAAGGGCTGCTGAGATTCTCACGGAGGCCTTTTGGCCTGGCCCCTTGACGATAGTCTTACCTTTGGCTCCTGGAGTAGATTTGCCGGCGCTGCGCGGCAGTGGTACCGTCGCTGTGCGCGTGCCGGCGAGCTCTCTCTGCCGGTCCTTGGCGCGCCTCTGCGGGCGACCGATAACTGCCACCAGCGCTAACTTGTCTGGGGAACCAGAACCCACTCAGGCGGCGCAGGTTGCAGCAGCACTTGGCGAACGACTCGATTTGATTCTGGACGGCGGGCCATCGCCGCTCCGCGTGCCTTCCACGCTCGTTGACGCAACTGCTCACCCGCCCGTAGTTCTCCGCGAAGGGGCCATCCCGGCCGAACGCATCATGGCGGTGCTCACGGAGGGCAGGCCGTGA